Within Topomyia yanbarensis strain Yona2022 chromosome 2, ASM3024719v1, whole genome shotgun sequence, the genomic segment attacattaattaattaaaaacgattacattaattaattaattactaattgttacttacgtagtgaAACAACcggtatttaaactggtattgtcacgagtcacatttccactgacagaacgaaacactaacggcaaacgtaccctggggtacaaatgtaccctggggtacaaatgtaccccacgcaaaCTTTGATTCCGGCTTCCACGAAgtccaaaaaaatttcaattttcgtcagaatttggttTAATCgtattctagagtatatgtatgagtaaaaacaagctgtagaattatttcatctcgaAATACGCATCGTTTGATatacaaatccaacgatcgacatacggtttgttttcaaaatataataggagtcatttaaagtgctgcctgtggaagcggttgccaaaattctagtgttgaaatcatcataaagggagtgttgccgttttgactgattttcactcttcgtctctttccctattctctttgggatTGCCTAATTCCAATTGAGGCTcaagcacgagacctgtcaatggccctcgttccagaaggtTTCGTGCTTTTGACAAGTCTCGTGCTCGATAATCAAAAGCACGAAACCTTCTGGAACGAAGgccacccgaatagaaatgtacagtaagaAAACCATGATTtccactgtgacagtacagtaattttacaataatttacagtaagctttagtgttatgctacaatacaaaaacaataaactttaacgtttttacagtaaatttcaatgtaaaatagacttttacagtgaaaaaggggggtggttatgtatcttaacatttaaaaaatcaatttttctccatacatttttttctcgaaaacagtaaaatttaatgtgaatgcactgtatcagttttttgctgaacagtgaaatttattgttacatgaaattttattgtaaatctactgtgagaacttggcatcgaacaatgttgaaacagtaataactataatatttattgttttatgattgtttgtagggtaaatgctattgtaaaattctatccgggcattgacaggtctcgtgctagattagaatgacactgacagataaataataaacaaacgatagactgtcgagtctttatccagagggattcagccgTCGTTAACGTTGAGCACCGCTGTACAAGTGGGTGACGTGACGTCATATTATCGTAGTCAACATAAGAACTTTGTTTATAACGAAATTTGTTCTAAAAACAAATGAGAAGCACTTTAATTTGCGACAAAACAGTGAGCATTCTTCTCTTTTGTTTGCTGCTACTGCtatttgttgatgacatttcaagcgatgttgacgttgtcaaactgaccctGACCCAAAAACGGTTGGGTACGACCTAGGAATGGGCGATGTCGAtgtgattttttcaaaatcgattttctctcctcgaaaaatcgattgttttgcATCCGATCTCTTCggttcgatgtttgacaacatcgatagattcaataaaatcgatttttcctcCAAAATTCCCATTGAAAGCGATTTTTTCACAGTTGATTTTTACCTCataaatcaatatttttcatcCGATCTTTCCcgaatcgatgtttgacaacatcgattttttttaactaaaaaggTCGATGTTGCAAAATCgagtttattttttaaaatgcccATCACTATTGTGCTTTTCACCGAGGATTAGCAGGCGAcggaatcaattaaaaatagcgaaataattgaaaatataccctGTTAGCTCCATCTGCCCAGTTTAAAACAAACATCTAGCAATATATAGGCCCTGTTGGTCAGGTATCGGACGGTCATGAATTGACAGTTCATGGATTAATTCACCCCTTCACTACCTGTTGAGCAAAAATCGGAAATTATTtattactattttttggtacccatttaatttatagtttaGTGTGCCTTTTTGATGCCTAACTCGATTCTTTTGCATCCTCCTAAGTTTTTCCTTGGTTCAAGAGCAATAGTCGCTCGAACACTTCATATAAAAATCGAGTCAAATtacatttttgtagccttgcggAATTGAAAAGGTTAAATCTTAAAAATGGCGGTTTCGCAATCTTGTCGCGATCTTgtgttttcgctatttttgctaatttccagTGATAACCATAACCACATTAGTACGAACAAAATGTATAAATGTCATTTGACAGCCATAGACAAGGGACCtttataaattacgtaacgctgtTAGGGGGGAGGTGGTACATGTGGTaaattgtgacatatgggggaggcgGAGTAAGCtaaatcgttacgtaacatgtatttaaatttgtaacaatttgttacatgggggaatGGGTGACtcaattttggacaattttCGCGTTACGTTTAACTGGATTTAACTGGAATAGAAAAGGGTTCCAGAAAAGCGAAATATTTTCCTGAAATGCTTGCGCCTAAATGCAGGTAGAATCCAGCGAGTTTCAGCTAAACACCAATAGATAGCGCCAACAAGgcgttattttcatttttctgtttgtaATACGAATATTAGATCCAAATGAAAAAAGTATCATACAGTCGGAAAAGGATTTTGAGGGGAACTTAAATGGATTGATACTAACTACTAACTTCTTCTATTCTATACAAATGTCACTCTCCAATTATGACAACGAACTATCAaactcaaaaatcaaaaatgacGTCTATTGTTGACGCATAACTGCCTTTAAGTTGGTTCATCAAACGTCAAACGTCCAATTTGCGAAGGGATGTGGTATTTGGGTTGATTCCTTACCTCACACGATAACGTCAAAACAGAACGACTATATTCAGGAGCGGgggtgggcatagcgtagttggtaaatcgattgccttgtacgcagcgcacctgggttcgagtcccgaccccgcacatagagttagaaatttttcaaaagagatttttctcacccgaagaggcgaatgaccttaaggttaaaacctctataatcgaaataaaaaaaaatattcaggaGCATAAAAAATAGAGTAAAATGTTAATTTTGCTGCAATAGAATGAAATTATCATTTATGCGATTCATTTAAATTTACGTTATTGATTGATAGTTGCATCAAAAGAAATCAAACATAGGTAGTTTTGCATTTCTGTGTACCGACAAAATACTTATTGTATCACATGTGGAACGTGATTTTTTACTTTCATGTTGATCCTAATTCTTTGCGAACAGGACACTTGAAGATCAAGGACAAAGCTACTACCAGCTTCATAACACAACCGCGCAAGCTAGAGTATAAGCCGACGCGCTTATGAGCCATGTTATTTATAAAATGCCGCAAGAAGTTCTTGTCCGGATAAAAAAGGAGTTATGTGGATTGTTGTGTTCATCTCGACAGTAACAAGCATCAACTTGGGGCCAAGTTAGATGATATActtatctaaactagtaccctgattagcactagttagacactatatCGAAACAGTCACGCGACTTCTATGTTGCCTAAAGCAACAGAAGTTccgacgagaaagcgaaaactaACAACTGTGTTGTTTTGTAAAAcgtaacgacgctgaatccctctggataaagactcgacacgtctatcgtttgtttaccatttatctgtcagtgtcatttaaATCGAACACGAGACATGTCAATGGtcctcgttccagaaggattcgaagcaattttcttcggattgagtgCGTTTGACAAGTcttgtgctcgattggaatgacacagaataataagaataagatagagatggcgggtctttatccagagggattcagcgtctttagtaAAACGCTATTATACAGTCGTTCtatgcataattgtcccatatgtatatagggaatcctaCAGAATATggaacaattctcgacaaacatatgattacggcctaaaagccaactgtcaaaatccactttgaatggaaattccggacaaaccgttactagtcgaacacagttcacaataatttatgaaagagaaaaattttctctttcgtttactaccaacatttgtgattggcgtgtaacggtttgtccggaatttccaatcaaagtggattttgacagttggcttttaggccgtaatcatatgtttgtcgagaattctgCATATAGCGGCAATATAGGGGTATATCAAATTATAATTGTCAAGCATATATTAACCCAGATATGCTTAGACGAAGTTAAGGAGAACTATGTACGCTTTTACCGTTTTCCGAGTAATTCCTCCTGATAAATCCGCTCTATCTGCCTTTTGTTGTTCTAAAAGGATTTCTGAAACGTCGCATGAAAGATTTGCCATTCTTTGATTCAATAAATCAGAAAATCTTACTACATATTTGTCAGATAGATCTTCTTTTAGTAAGCATGAACAATGCCCAGTCGTTCAAATTGAAGAAAACTCGTACGCTCCAGGCAATTTGCATGTTCGCATGCAGATAAGATCTTCGTCCAGCGTAACAAACGAAAAACAACTATTCTTAGTGGTATCTTAAATGAAACATCTATCTTCGCTGATAAGTATGATTGAATGTTTGTGGTCTCTAGGCCCATCGGCGAAACTGTTATCGCAGTATTGCGCAATTTTTTATGCAAATCAATCATTGCAAGCTTTACAGACAGAGTATGATGTATTTATTGCCAATGAAAACTGAATCATCCTTATCGATCACTTGATTTGCGTCTTCGGTTTTATAACTTTTTGGTTGCTAATAATTCTACTTGGTTCTCCAAGCTCCCCAGCTTGTTTGTTTTTGAAACATGATTTATAaactaaacaaaaatttgttacCTACTACATTGCAACCGTTACGATTGATGGCGTAACCGCTTGGGAACTTTCTGCAGTTTTCGTTTCTTTCTATTGCTCTGTCCTCTAACATCACTCTCTGTTTTCGGAGCGTGATGTTGTACTAATGGTCATAACAGCTTCCGCAGAGTAAACGCTACCAGCAGGACGGCGATGATGATGGGGCTTAGGCGGGACACAAATCCTGAATTGTCCTGATCGGCCACCTTGATGCCGATTTGGGTTTCCTGCAGTTTGCACCCATTTAGTTCTGGCTTATGTGCCGGATGAATTACCACGCGATTATTGAACGGAGCTGTGGAAGTGAGAGAATTGTTATTCGGTACCAATTAGTGATGGTGATAAAGCGAACACTTACTGGAACAAGTTTCGCACAAGTTTTGTTCCACATCGTCGACGAAAACTTTAACAGCATCCATATTTGAACCTTCTTTGAAACCCAATAAAACTTGGTTCGGTTTGATATCTAGGAAGATTTTAACTCCCATATAGTTTATTTCCGGAATGTATAAACGGCTTGTCTGAGGTAGAACCATTGGGTGGGTAATCACAAGTTCGCCGTGTCGTAAGCGAACTCCAGCGTAACCGTTGATGATAGATTGCAGGAATCCACCGGCTCCGGTGATAAAATTTCCCGCGCCTTCTGTTCCATCACCGTTTTCACTCCATACGTTGTATGGGGCTCGCATGTACTGCTTATAACTTTTGTCGAACATGGCGCGTGCTAACTCGTATTGTTCCAAATCGAGATGACCTATCGTATGGATTGCCCAAGTCATGGCTGGTCCATCCGAGCGGGTAACATAACTATAATAGCCTAGATTGTTAGCTTTTGTGGATCTATAAAGAGGAATTCGTACCGTTTTCTTAAGGATTATGCGTAGACCGAGTAGTTATACTTACTCATTCATCGGAAACTCCAAAGGGTATCCAAGCAAAACCACGTCAGCTTGCTTGATCATGGCCCCAATGGTATATCCAGAGTACTGAGGATGGAAATCCTTTATTTTGTCGTACACTAGAGTCAAAGCCTTAGCAATTTTTGTAAACTCTCGACGTTCGTCTACCGTAGAATCTACAATGCCAGGGCACAGACAACCGGCAAAGTCTCCGAACATCAGATTATGGGCTGCTACTACGTTGGTAAACACGTTGTTGCTGATATCGTGATGGTCCTCGTCCGGACCCATGATGCGATGAATATCATACAGATCTGTCTGATTGTTGTATTCGGCTCGGCTCTTCCAGAATTTGGCAGTTTCGTAGGCTAAGCGACAACCTTCCGATCGCATCCAGTCTATATCCTGTGTTGCGTAGTAATACAACCGAGCGGCGTAGGCAACATCTGCAGTGATGTGATGTTGGAAATTGGACACGTGAGGGCAACAATCAGGCGTTACTTCTACCCCGGTGAAGGCAGACTCCCAGACGAATTGCCAACCTTCGTAACCGTTCTTGGCAGCATTGTCCGCGGCTGCACGATGTACAATTGTTCGATAGTGTAGTAATCTACGAGCGTTAAGGGGATCCATCAACAGAATAGGAGGATACATCCACATCTCCGTATCCCAAAAACCATGTCCTTGGTACTCTTTGAGCTCTTCTCCGCCACGGCCTAAACCGGACGGAGACAGTCCGTAAAATGGATAACTACTTGGTTGATTAGTGTAGGCTGCAGGCAGGGAGCTAGATAGGAAAAAGGAACTTGCTTTAAGGACGCGATCTAAGTCATCGTTGCCTTCGACTGTGATTCCGTATTGGCTCCAAATTCGATCCATTTCTCGAATGTGTAGCGCTTCCACATTGGCATGAATCATAGCACGGATTTCATTTTCTGCTTCAACGGTCGAGTGAGCAAACACAGTATAGAAAAGGAACTCATCTGCCGTTTTGTCGGTAGTTAGAATTAACTCTGTCGGTAACTGACTGAAATAGGCGCAGACATTGTGTCCGTACTGTTGGTAGCGTGGGTCCTCTACTTGGTTCGTGCTACCACAATGGCGGTTGTATATCACTCCGCTGATGTCTACCAGCTGTGGCTGGCCGAAGGTGACATCTACGCTGGCTGGACCTGAGAATCGTGCAATCTGAACCTGTATCACACTCTGTGAGTTTAGCCGTTGGATACGAAATTTGTTGATGATGGCCTTATCGTAAAAACGATGCGGGTAAACGTCGTGCACTATGTTAAAATTTCCCAGTGGGTCGGTAAAAATCGTTCGGAACATGTTCTTTTTCATATCCAGCTGGTATTTACAGTTGCTAGCATTGACCAGCGAGGCAGCACAATACGCCAGCTGAATGTTGGCATAGTTTGGTATTCGCGCTCGGTGACTAACCCCTCCGAGTCCATTGTAGACACCGTTCATGTGGACAGCATCGCCGTACACCACGAAGGCAATGTTTCCGTTTGCTAGAGTAGGTGTGACCGCTTTTTCGGGCAGGCTGTGCAAAAATAATCAGTTTTATTAGGGTATTTTTGTATTATCTAATCATTGGTGCAGAAAGTTAGAATTGCGCAATTGTGAACCATTTAGCATGATTTACGGGTAGTTGATATTCTATCAAGTTTTAAATAGAAGGAAGGTTTGATTTAGATCTTCAAATATAATTTCATAGACAATAAATATTTGAATGCAGGATTAACGTGAAGTAGTATTATATTCAGAAATCATTAAATTATGTGACTAAATCCCACCAAAAGTCTACTCACCGATCGGCCGAGAACAAGAAG encodes:
- the LOC131681548 gene encoding protein-glucosylgalactosylhydroxylysine glucosidase-like produces the protein MRLATLAALVVALVATEVTGRDENFLFSADRLPEKAVTPTLANGNIAFVVYGDAVHMNGVYNGLGGVSHRARIPNYANIQLAYCAASLVNASNCKYQLDMKKNMFRTIFTDPLGNFNIVHDVYPHRFYDKAIINKFRIQRLNSQSVIQVQIARFSGPASVDVTFGQPQLVDISGVIYNRHCGSTNQVEDPRYQQYGHNVCAYFSQLPTELILTTDKTADEFLFYTVFAHSTVEAENEIRAMIHANVEALHIREMDRIWSQYGITVEGNDDLDRVLKASSFFLSSSLPAAYTNQPSSYPFYGLSPSGLGRGGEELKEYQGHGFWDTEMWMYPPILLMDPLNARRLLHYRTIVHRAAADNAAKNGYEGWQFVWESAFTGVEVTPDCCPHVSNFQHHITADVAYAARLYYYATQDIDWMRSEGCRLAYETAKFWKSRAEYNNQTDLYDIHRIMGPDEDHHDISNNVFTNVVAAHNLMFGDFAGCLCPGIVDSTVDERREFTKIAKALTLVYDKIKDFHPQYSGYTIGAMIKQADVVLLGYPLEFPMNESTKANNLGYYSYVTRSDGPAMTWAIHTIGHLDLEQYELARAMFDKSYKQYMRAPYNVWSENGDGTEGAGNFITGAGGFLQSIINGYAGVRLRHGELVITHPMVLPQTSRLYIPEINYMGVKIFLDIKPNQVLLGFKEGSNMDAVKVFVDDVEQNLCETCSTPFNNRVVIHPAHKPELNGCKLQETQIGIKVADQDNSGFVSRLSPIIIAVLLVAFTLRKLL